In Runella sp. SP2, the genomic window TTTCTCACCTATTTTATGATGGGGCTCATTCCATTGGTTGCGGCTGTCGTTCCTTCTGAGGCAGTCCCCGAACATCTCAAAGCCAAAGCCATCGGGTTGATAACTGGCATTGCCGAAATTGTGGGGGGCGTCCTCGTTCCTGCTTTGGCGGGTTTACTTTCTGACGCTGTTGACCCCTCTGCTTTCCTGTGGATTGCGGCAAGTTTGGCATTAGTAGGGCTTGCTTTTTCAACGAAACTGAAGTAAAAATTAACCTAAATTTTTATTGTCTAAAAAAAAGACAATATCAGGTAAGTACAGGATGATTTCTGTATAAAAGAAGTATTTTTTTGTACTTATAAAAGTAGAAATGCTTCTTTTACCCAAAATATCATTAGTGCTTGCCTACAATTATGCTTCGACATTCCGTAATTCTGAAATTAAAACCCTCGCTGACCAGCTACGAGAAACAGGCGTTTTTCAAGGCGGTTGATTCCCTCGCTACGCTCCCAAATGTTCAAAAGTTTGAGGTGCTAAAACAGATAAGCCCCAAAAATAACTTTGAGTACGGGATTTCGATGGAGTTTGAGACTCAAGAACAATATGATTTTTATACAAATCATCCAGAACACGAGGCTTTTGTGCAGAATTACTGGCTAAAATCTGTGGACGATTTCTTAGAAATAGATTATCAAAAAATAACCAAATAAGTGGGCTTCCTTGATTTAAACATGGCGATAACCAATGAATATACACTGAAATGAAAGAGATGTCTCAATTACCGACCCGTAACGTTGTAAAATTGACAATACTTCTGATGTATTGTTTTTCATTAATGTCATTTGCTCAAAGCAAACGAGGAAAAGCGGCTTCAGTCGATTGGAAACTGGGTGTGGCGCTCTATACCTTTAGTACCATGTCGTTTCCTGAGCAGTTGGCGTATGCAGACAGTGCCTCTTTGAAATATGTCGAAGGGTTTGTTTTTGCAAAAGCGGGTAAAGAGTTAAAAGATAGTGTGTTGTTTAAGCTTTCTCCTGCAGGAATTCAGACATTAAAGAAAAGAATAGCCGACCAGGGGCTTAAAATGGAATCCATTTATATCGTAGGAGGAAAAACGGTAGCCGATTGGAAACGAGACTTCGATATCGCAAAAGCCTTTGGGGTAAAATACGTGACGGGAGAGCCGCCTCGAAATCTGTGGGATAGCGTGGATAGTTTGGCGGGAGTCTATGGGATAAAAGTGGCTTTGCACAACCACTGGAATGGAAACAGTATTTATTGGCATCCCGATTCGGTATTGGTGGCCTTGAAAGGTCATCCCAATTTTGGGGCTTGCCCCGACCTTGGGCACTATCCCAAATCGGGAATAAATCCTGTGTTGGCCTTAAAGAAATTGCACGGAAAAATCATTGGGATTCACCTCAAAGATATCGCGGAATACAACAACAACAAACTCCAAGACGTACCCGTGGGCACAGGTGTGGTGGATTTCCCAGCGGTTTTTGATGAGCTAAAACAACAACGTTATAAAGGCTATGTGATGTTTGAACGAGATACGAAAGAAAAGCCCAATAATCTTGCATCGTTGAAACAAATGGTTGACTATTATTATAAAACGTTAGCCATACCCCGTTGAGGTAGGCAGCTACTGTGCCCCCTTTTTTACCAACAACTCTAATTGAATGAGAATGAAAACTAAAATTCAATCTGTTTTAGTCTTGCTACTCGCGTCGAGTGTAGGAAGTTATGCCCAAGACAAGACCCAGTTTCAGACCCCACCAAACTCTGCTAAACCTCGCGTTTGGTGGCATTGGATGAACGGAAATATATCTAAAGAAGGAATTCAAAAAGATTTGGAATGGATGGAGCGTGTGGGTATCGGTGGTTTTCAAAATTTCGATGCCAACTTATTTACGCCCGTTGTGGTGCCAAAGAAACTTGTTTTTATGACGCCCGACTGGAAAGATGCCTTTAAGTTTACCACTCAGTTTGCTGACCAAAAAGGGCTTGAAATGGCCATTGCGGGTTCGCCAGGCTGGAGCGTAACGGGCGGTCCTTGGGTAAAGCCCGAAGATGCCATGAAAAAATACGTTTGGACCGAAACTCGGATTGAGGGTGGAAAACCTTTTTCGGGGAAATTACCGCGTCCGTCGGATGTGACGGGGAAATATCAAAATGTGGAGATTGGAGCAGGGGGGCTGACGGGGGGCTTTGTGGGTGAAAAACCTAATTTTTATCAAGATGCGTTGGTGATTGCGTACCGACTGCCCAGTTCGGAAAAAACGTTAACGGAATTAGCTCCCAAAGTAAGTTCGAGTGGAGGAAGTTTTGCGCTGAAAGAGTTGACAGATACCGATTTAAATAAGGCTACGTTATTGCCTCCCATGGCGGTGGGGCAAGAGATGTGGCTTCAGTACGAATTTGAAACCCCGCAAACGTTTAAAGCATTTTCCTTGGCAGGCGCCAACGAGGGTGCATTGTCGGAGTTTCGGGGAAATCCTGAAAACCGAACGTTGAAAGTAAGCGACGACGGCGTGAATTTTCGTGAAATTGCCAAAGTGTCAGGAAGTACGGTTCCTTACAATACCGTAGCCATTCCTTCGACCACGGCGAAATATTGGCGGATGTGTTGGAAAACCCTTGCGCCTGCTCCCAATATGTTTGCTGCTATGGCAGGTCGCCCTGCCGAAGAGCCTAAGCCTGAAGGGGTTCACGTGGCCGAGTTTGTGTTGCACAGCAGCAGCCGTATTGATCAGTTAGAGGACAAAGCGGGTTTTACGCCTTGGAAAGAAAGCAGCCCCCTAACCCCCAATGGGGGAATAAGTACCGATGTCATTTACCCCAATGATATTATTGATATAACCGATAAAATGCTCCCTGATGGTACACTCAATTGGGAAGCCCCCATTGGGGGTTGGGAGCTGATTCGTCTTGGTTATTCCCTTACGGGTCGTCAAAATCACCCAGCTTCTCCCGAAGCAACTGGTTTAGAGGTAGATAAGTTGGATAAAGAGGCCGTTCGTCGTTATATCAATACCTATCTGGATATGTACAAAGACGCCACGGGAGGCTTGATGGGAGCTAAAGGGCTAAATTACATGGTGTTGGATAGCTACGAAGCGGGACACATGAATTGGACCAAAGGTTTTCCTGAGGAGTTCAAAAAACGTCGTGGGTATGACCTTCGTCGGTGGGTACCTGTGTTGACGGGCAGAATCGTGACATCGTTGGAAGCAAGTGAGAAGTTTTTGTGGGATTTTCGTAAAACGATTGGCGAAATGATTGCCGAAAACCACTACGACGTGATTGGAGAAGAGTTGAAGAAACGCGGTATGAAACGTTATACCGAATCCCACGAGGGAGGACGGATTTATTTGGCCGACGGCATGGATGTAAAACGCAATTCTGACATCCCAATGTCGGCTATGTGGACGCCAGGGAGTTTGGCAGGAGGAAACGATGAGGAGGTGCGGAGCGAGGCGGATATTCGTGAATCGGCTTCAGTAGCCAATATTTATGGAAAACCCATCGTGGCAGCGGAATCAATGACGTCGGTGGGAAAACCTTTTCAAGAATATCCTGAAAAATTGAAACGTACTGCTGATTTAGAAATGGCGTCGGGCTTAAACCGTTTTGTGATTCACACTTCCGTGCACCAACCACTTGATGACAAAAAACCAGGATTTTCACTTGGACCTTTTGGACAATATTTTACCCGACAAGAGACGTGGGCGGAAGCGGGAGGCAAAGCATGGATGTCGTATCTGGGGCGTAGTTGTTATTTGCTTCAACAAGGCCGTAACGTCGCGGATATTTTGTACTATTACGGTGAAAACAACAACGTGACGTGGGTTAGTCGTGAAAAATTGCCCTCAATTCCAGCGGGTTATGAATTTGATTACGTCAATTCTTTCGCACTATTAAATGCCATTAAGGCGCAAAATGGTAAACTCGTTGCGCAAAGTGGCAATACGTACAGCGTGTTGGTATTGGATGAATCGGCGAAGCTGATGACCTTGCCTGTTTTGAAAAAAATTCGTGATTTGGTCAAAGCAGGGGTAAAAGTAGTAGGAGAAAAACCGCTAAAATCGCCAAGTTTGGCCGATAATGAAACGGAATTTCAGTCGATTGTGAATGAAATATGGCCGTCGGTTACTACCACCGTCACCGTCCCCACAACGCCAGACGTAATTATTTCCAAAACGTCCAACAAAATCCTTTTCCGCCATCGAGAAATTTCCCCCATTGGGTCGGACCGCCGCGCGGGGCAGGGGGCTGATATTTACTGGTTAAATAACCGTAGCGACAAGCCTGCCAATGCCGAAGTAAGTTTCCGCGTCACGGGCAAAGTACCAGAAATATGGAACCCACAAACGGGCAAAGTCGAAAAAGTGAGTTACCAAATAAAGGATGGACGCACGATTGTTCCTTTGAAACTTGAATCGTGGGATGCGTTTTTTATTGTTTTCGAGGATAAAGCCACGGCAAATAGCTATACCAAGTCTGCTACCAAAGAAATGCCCCTGAGCCAAATGGTAGGAGCATGGAAAGTGAGCATTGCGGGTAAAAACGTAACAATGGATAAATTGGCATCATGGAGCGAAAGCACAGATGCTGACATTAAATATTTTTCAGGTACGGCCACGTACAACAATAATTTTCAAATAAATACCCCCATTGGGCGGTCCGCCGATGCGGGCAAGGGGGCTGTTATCCTTGATTTGGGTGAGGTTAAAAACATCGCGGAGGTCATTGTGAACGGTAAAAACGTAGGAACCGTTTGGAAAAAACCGTATAAAATCGACATTACCTCGGCGGTGAAAGAAGGCGATAATACCCTTCAAATCAATGTTACCAATAACTGGGTCAACCGCCTTGTGGGGGATGCGCAGCCCGATGTAAAGCAAAAAACGACCTTCACGACCATGCCGTTTTACCGAAAAGATTCACCTTTGGTTCCCTCAGGTTTAATCGGGGATGTGAAGGTCTTGCAAGTGAAATAATAGAAACAATGAACGAAAAGTAAGAGGCGGAGCAACCCGCCTTTTATATTGGAAAAACTTTGCCAAACCTACCTGAATATGAACTTGTCACGCGTTATCTTTTGCTTTTTATTACTGATTCAAACGGGTCTTGCCTTTGGCCAGAAACCCAACCCGATGATAAAATTCTTTCCTCAGGGTACAGTTTTGCACGGAAATATCCCCTACAACAACGATACTTTGTCTAAACACCTGCTGGACATTTATTTGCCCCCAAACCCTAAAAGTAAAATGCCGTTGGTGGTTTGGGTTCATGGCGGTGGATGGTTGGTCAACGACAAGTATGCTGATATGGGTTATATGAAAGCTACCATTTCGGAGCTTCTAAACAGCGGATTTGCGTTGGCGTCCATCGATTATCGTTTTGCTTCGCAAGCTGTTTTTCCTGCACTTATTCAGGACTGCAACCGTGCCATTTCATTTTTGTACGACAATGCCGCCCAATATGGGTACGACAAAAATCGTATCGCTTTGATGGGCTTTTCGGCGGGGGGGCATTTGGCTTCGTTGATGGCCTTGTCTAAAAACAATAAAGTGGAATCGTTTTTTATGCCAAATACCTCTAAATCGTTTACGTTTAAAGCAGTTGTTGATTTTTATGGTCCTTCAGAATTAGCTTCCCTAAATTCGAGTGAAAATCCCAAAGCCAACGAAGGCATTTTGTTAGGTGCAGCGCCCATTGACCGTCCTGATTTGGCGAAAATTGCCAGTCCAGTTACGTATGTTGACAAAAATGATCCACCGTTTTTAATCATTCACGGTGAAAAAGACGAAAGTGTGCCCAATCGGCAATCAAAACTGCTGAACGGTTGGTTGAAATCGGTCGGTGTTCAAAGCGATTTAATCATTGTCAAAGACGCCCCACATTTTGGCGTGATGTTCGACGCCCCCGAAATTCGTTCACGAATCCTGAGCTTTCTAAAAGAAACCCTGAAACCATGAAGTTTGCCCAAAAATCTTGCTTGTTGGCGCTTATTTTGCTTCATTATCAAGCAATTGCGCAGTTGAGCGTCTCAAAACTAACCTGCGAATACATGGACAATCCGACGGTGGTGGATGAAAAACAGCCGAGGTTGTCGTGGGTAAATCTTGCCCAAAAAAACGAAAGAGGCCAAAAACAAACGGCCTACCAAATTCGGGTAGCCTCTAGTCCTGCCGCGCTCGAAAAACCTGATTTTTGGGACAGTGGAAAAACGAACAGCGAGGTTTCCAATCGAGTACGTTATGAAGGAAAAGCGCTCGCATCGCGTGACAATTGTTTTTGGCAAGTACGGGTATGGGACAAAAACGGAAAGCCTTCGGCTTGGAGTTCGGTAGGGCAGTGGCGCATGGGGTTGTTGAACCCCACCGACTGGAAAGCCGAGTGGATAGGCGCCCCTTGGCAAGGGGAAGAGGCACTTCCCAAGCCTCCAGGTGGCCCCAACGAACGCACCAAGCTGCTGCCACCACCCGCACCTTTGTTGCGTAAAAGCTTGATAATTAATAAGAAAGTCAAACAAGCCGTAGTTTATACGACAGGCTTGGGTTATTTTGAGATGTATGCCAATGGGCAAAAAGTATCTAATGATTTATTGGTTCCTAACCAAACCAATTACGACAAACGCCCGTCGTTACCGAAAGCCTACATTTCACTGCCCGACGAGTTTCGCGATTACCAAGTGATGTACCTAGCTTACGATTTGACCCATCTTTTAAAACAGGGGAAAAACGCCATTGGGGCGATTCTTGGCAATGGGTTTTACAATGCACCTAAATTTTGGACCGCCTCGTACGGCTCGCCCCGATTTATTGCGCAGCTGCACCTGACCTACCAAGATGGGAGCGAAGAGGTGATTGTGTCGGATACTTCGTGGAAAGCAGCCAAATCGGCCATTCAATCTGATTTGGTATTTGACGGGGAAATATACGATTCGCGCGAGGAGCAGCCCGATTGGTGCCAGCCCACCTTCGATGACTCGCGCTGGGCATCGGCCATCAAACGCCGTACTCCTCATGGTCGCTTGGTGGCGCATACGTCGCCTACCGATAAGATTACCAAGGTATTACAGCCCATTTCGGTTCAAAAACTGCCGAACGGAAATTACAAGGTAAATTTTGCCGAAGAGATATCGGGCTGGGTACGGCTCAAAAATGTATCAGCGCCTGCGGGTCATTCCATCAAAATGACCTTCAATGCCAACGTATATTCGGGAGAGAATACCTTCATTTTCAACGGTCAAAAATCCCAAACCTACGCTCCTCGGTTCAATTGGTTTGTATTTAGCGGCGTCGAAATCAGCAATTGGTACTGCGAACTTAAACCTGAAAACATCCAAGCCGAGGCTGTCAACACAGACGTGAAGGAAAACGCCGTTTTTGAAACCTCCAATACGCTCTTCAATCAAATTAATCACATTTGGCGGCGTAGTCAAATGGACAATATGCACGGTGGTATCGCCTCCGATTGTCCCCACCGTGAGCGTTCTCCCTATACAGGCGATGCGCAAGTAGCATGTCACACCGTTATGCACAATTTTGACGCCCGTGCTTTTTACAAAAAATGGCTCAATGACATGCTTTCGGCACAAATCCCCGCCACGGGCTATATTCCCAACGGCGCCCCTTGGCAACCTGGATGCGGAGGAGGCGTGGCGTGGGGCGCGGCCATCCACGTGATTCCTTGGGAGTTTTACCAACACTACGGCGATGTCGAGCTATTGAAGGAAAATTACGAAGGGATGACGGGCTACATGAAGTACATGAAAACGTGGGTCAACGACGAAGGAATCATGTTTTCGCAACGGACGGGCAACGACGGCAAGCCCTTGCAATGGTGGAATTTGGGCGACTGGGCAGGGTTGAAAGGAAAACTCCCACCTGATGCGCTGGTGCATACGTTTTACTATTGGTTGTGCGCTGACATTACGGCCAAAACGGCCCAAATTTTGGGGAAACCTCAGGAGGCTTTAACCTACCGAGCCGTGGCCGAAAACACCAAAAAGGTGTTTATTTCAAAATTTTATGATGCTCAGAAAGGAACTTTTGGCAAGTACGGCGCCAATATTTTTGCGCTTAAAATGGGACTGGAAGGGGCACAATACCAAGCTGTTGTCGCATCGTTAAAAAACGACATTGCGGAAGCCGATGGGCATCTTGACACGGGTATTTTTGGCACGCGTTACTTTTTTGAAGTATTGGCCGAAAATGGGCTCAACGACTTGGCTTACAACGCCCTCAACAAAAAAACGTTCCCAAGTTTTGGGCATTGGATTGAGCTTGGGAGCACCACCACCCGTGAGTTTTGGGACGAAGACGGTTCGCACAATCACCCCATGTACGGGGGAGGGTTAAGTTGGTTGTATCGACACTTAGCGGGCATGAAAACCGACGAAAAAGCAACGGGGTATAAGCACATTCTATTTCAACCCATGCCTGTGAAAGAACTGTCCTTTGTCAAGTATTCGACAGAATCCAACTTTGGAAAAGCGGGAATAGAATGGCGTCAAAACAAAGGCTTTGAAATGTTGCTGGACGTACCCGTTGGAAGCACCGCGACGGTGCATTTCCCCAAGGGAGCTAATCGTAAAATCACCGAAAACAACCTCGATATCATACGCCTCAAGTCAGTTTCCAACCTTCGTGTCGAAGGCGATGACGTGGTGTTTGAGCTTGAGAGCGGTAATTATCATTTCAAAGCGAAGTGATAGGAAAGGGTTTCCGTGCGTCCTATCATCATTTTTGTTTTATAGCCAGCGAAATGTGTAACAAAAATAGTACATTTCGCTGGCTATAAAATTATTTACAGCGAAATGTATAATAAAAATACCACATTTCGCTGGCTATAAATCGTTTAGTCTTTCCTAAACCGATACAAATACGGGGCTTTGTTGGCAGCTCCCGTAAACTTCTTTTCGAGACGTTCGAGTACGTCCAAGGAAAGAATCATTTTTTGAAAGTTGGTACGAACAAAGCTTTTTCCACTGATGGCTTCATAAACATCCTGCACTTCTTTCATTGTGAAGGTGTCGGGCAAAAGATTAAACGCATTGATTTTTTCATCAATATGGCTTTGGAGCGTTTTTAGGGCTTCATTGATAATTTCTTCGTGATCCATAATCATTTGTGGCAAGTCATGAATACCGTACCATTCAATTGACTCATCCAAGTCTGTTTTTTGTGGAACAACTTTATTCATGTCCACCAAAGCATAGTAACCCACGGACAGGAAGCGCTTGGTAAACCAATCGTATTCGGTGGCGTGACTTGCGCTTTTTTCGCCAAGCTTGTCAAAATTTTGCTGAATCAGTTTATCTAAAAACGCTTTACTACTTCTATTGGCCCGACCAAATACCTTGAATTGTTCCAAGTAAATAGATTCTATGCCCGTTCGTTCTCGTAAAATACGTTGTGCGGCGTTATCCATATCTTCGTCCTGAAATACAAACCCGCTGGGTAAGGCCCAAAAATCACCCTTGAAATTGATTTTTGGGATTAATACTTGTAACTGCTGCTCCGAATACCCAAAAATGACGCAATCGATGGACACTTGTGGGATGTAATTTTGTTGACTGAGGCTCTTCATATCTTCTATTTATTCCTCAAATGAAGGTTTTGGGGGAATCGTACTGCAAAGATATATTTTTGAATAAAAATTATTGTATAAAAAATATACAATAGAAAATTTATTCAATACCTTTGTTCTGTTAATCACCCAAAATGTAGTTTGTAGCCTTGTAAATCCTTACGTTGATGCAAAAAAATCAGTGGTACGTACTTACGATTATTCTCACTTGTTTGACTTTCGGTGTCAACGGTCAGTCCTCACTTCATTTGAAAGACCTGAAAATGGTTGGCAAAGTGGACGAACGGTACCAGTCGTTTAATGTAGAAATGTGCGAAGTGATTGGTGGCGACTTTTGGATTCCTTACAATCTGATTGATTCTGTTCGGAAAACCACCAACAAAAAGGGGATTGACGCTTTAAAATGGAAAATCGAACCGATTAATTTATACGAAAAGAAACTTCGCAACTTGGCATCGGCCTTGGGGCCAACGTATGTTAGGGTAAGCGGCACGTGGGCAAACGCTGTTTATTTTCAGAGTAACGATGATGTGACATTAACTCAGCCACCTGCGGGTTTTAAAAATGTACTGACCCGTCGGCAGTGGAAAGGAGTCCTTGACTTTTGTAAAAGTGTGAATGGAAAATTGGTCACGTCCTTTCCCATTAGCGACGGAATGTACGACAAAGAGGGCAACTGGAACCCAACCCAAGTAAAATCTATTCTTGCATACACGCGGGCAGTAGGAGGGGAGATCGCAGCAGCAGAGCTGTTCAACGAACCTTCACATGCGT contains:
- a CDS encoding sugar phosphate isomerase/epimerase, with translation MSFAQSKRGKAASVDWKLGVALYTFSTMSFPEQLAYADSASLKYVEGFVFAKAGKELKDSVLFKLSPAGIQTLKKRIADQGLKMESIYIVGGKTVADWKRDFDIAKAFGVKYVTGEPPRNLWDSVDSLAGVYGIKVALHNHWNGNSIYWHPDSVLVALKGHPNFGACPDLGHYPKSGINPVLALKKLHGKIIGIHLKDIAEYNNNKLQDVPVGTGVVDFPAVFDELKQQRYKGYVMFERDTKEKPNNLASLKQMVDYYYKTLAIPR
- a CDS encoding family 78 glycoside hydrolase catalytic domain — encoded protein: MKFAQKSCLLALILLHYQAIAQLSVSKLTCEYMDNPTVVDEKQPRLSWVNLAQKNERGQKQTAYQIRVASSPAALEKPDFWDSGKTNSEVSNRVRYEGKALASRDNCFWQVRVWDKNGKPSAWSSVGQWRMGLLNPTDWKAEWIGAPWQGEEALPKPPGGPNERTKLLPPPAPLLRKSLIINKKVKQAVVYTTGLGYFEMYANGQKVSNDLLVPNQTNYDKRPSLPKAYISLPDEFRDYQVMYLAYDLTHLLKQGKNAIGAILGNGFYNAPKFWTASYGSPRFIAQLHLTYQDGSEEVIVSDTSWKAAKSAIQSDLVFDGEIYDSREEQPDWCQPTFDDSRWASAIKRRTPHGRLVAHTSPTDKITKVLQPISVQKLPNGNYKVNFAEEISGWVRLKNVSAPAGHSIKMTFNANVYSGENTFIFNGQKSQTYAPRFNWFVFSGVEISNWYCELKPENIQAEAVNTDVKENAVFETSNTLFNQINHIWRRSQMDNMHGGIASDCPHRERSPYTGDAQVACHTVMHNFDARAFYKKWLNDMLSAQIPATGYIPNGAPWQPGCGGGVAWGAAIHVIPWEFYQHYGDVELLKENYEGMTGYMKYMKTWVNDEGIMFSQRTGNDGKPLQWWNLGDWAGLKGKLPPDALVHTFYYWLCADITAKTAQILGKPQEALTYRAVAENTKKVFISKFYDAQKGTFGKYGANIFALKMGLEGAQYQAVVASLKNDIAEADGHLDTGIFGTRYFFEVLAENGLNDLAYNALNKKTFPSFGHWIELGSTTTREFWDEDGSHNHPMYGGGLSWLYRHLAGMKTDEKATGYKHILFQPMPVKELSFVKYSTESNFGKAGIEWRQNKGFEMLLDVPVGSTATVHFPKGANRKITENNLDIIRLKSVSNLRVEGDDVVFELESGNYHFKAK
- a CDS encoding alpha/beta hydrolase: MNLSRVIFCFLLLIQTGLAFGQKPNPMIKFFPQGTVLHGNIPYNNDTLSKHLLDIYLPPNPKSKMPLVVWVHGGGWLVNDKYADMGYMKATISELLNSGFALASIDYRFASQAVFPALIQDCNRAISFLYDNAAQYGYDKNRIALMGFSAGGHLASLMALSKNNKVESFFMPNTSKSFTFKAVVDFYGPSELASLNSSENPKANEGILLGAAPIDRPDLAKIASPVTYVDKNDPPFLIIHGEKDESVPNRQSKLLNGWLKSVGVQSDLIIVKDAPHFGVMFDAPEIRSRILSFLKETLKP
- a CDS encoding NrtR DNA-binding winged helix domain-containing protein, whose translation is MKSLSQQNYIPQVSIDCVIFGYSEQQLQVLIPKINFKGDFWALPSGFVFQDEDMDNAAQRILRERTGIESIYLEQFKVFGRANRSSKAFLDKLIQQNFDKLGEKSASHATEYDWFTKRFLSVGYYALVDMNKVVPQKTDLDESIEWYGIHDLPQMIMDHEEIINEALKTLQSHIDEKINAFNLLPDTFTMKEVQDVYEAISGKSFVRTNFQKMILSLDVLERLEKKFTGAANKAPYLYRFRKD
- a CDS encoding glycosyl hydrolase; translated protein: MRMKTKIQSVLVLLLASSVGSYAQDKTQFQTPPNSAKPRVWWHWMNGNISKEGIQKDLEWMERVGIGGFQNFDANLFTPVVVPKKLVFMTPDWKDAFKFTTQFADQKGLEMAIAGSPGWSVTGGPWVKPEDAMKKYVWTETRIEGGKPFSGKLPRPSDVTGKYQNVEIGAGGLTGGFVGEKPNFYQDALVIAYRLPSSEKTLTELAPKVSSSGGSFALKELTDTDLNKATLLPPMAVGQEMWLQYEFETPQTFKAFSLAGANEGALSEFRGNPENRTLKVSDDGVNFREIAKVSGSTVPYNTVAIPSTTAKYWRMCWKTLAPAPNMFAAMAGRPAEEPKPEGVHVAEFVLHSSSRIDQLEDKAGFTPWKESSPLTPNGGISTDVIYPNDIIDITDKMLPDGTLNWEAPIGGWELIRLGYSLTGRQNHPASPEATGLEVDKLDKEAVRRYINTYLDMYKDATGGLMGAKGLNYMVLDSYEAGHMNWTKGFPEEFKKRRGYDLRRWVPVLTGRIVTSLEASEKFLWDFRKTIGEMIAENHYDVIGEELKKRGMKRYTESHEGGRIYLADGMDVKRNSDIPMSAMWTPGSLAGGNDEEVRSEADIRESASVANIYGKPIVAAESMTSVGKPFQEYPEKLKRTADLEMASGLNRFVIHTSVHQPLDDKKPGFSLGPFGQYFTRQETWAEAGGKAWMSYLGRSCYLLQQGRNVADILYYYGENNNVTWVSREKLPSIPAGYEFDYVNSFALLNAIKAQNGKLVAQSGNTYSVLVLDESAKLMTLPVLKKIRDLVKAGVKVVGEKPLKSPSLADNETEFQSIVNEIWPSVTTTVTVPTTPDVIISKTSNKILFRHREISPIGSDRRAGQGADIYWLNNRSDKPANAEVSFRVTGKVPEIWNPQTGKVEKVSYQIKDGRTIVPLKLESWDAFFIVFEDKATANSYTKSATKEMPLSQMVGAWKVSIAGKNVTMDKLASWSESTDADIKYFSGTATYNNNFQINTPIGRSADAGKGAVILDLGEVKNIAEVIVNGKNVGTVWKKPYKIDITSAVKEGDNTLQINVTNNWVNRLVGDAQPDVKQKTTFTTMPFYRKDSPLVPSGLIGDVKVLQVK
- a CDS encoding Dabb family protein gives rise to the protein MLRHSVILKLKPSLTSYEKQAFFKAVDSLATLPNVQKFEVLKQISPKNNFEYGISMEFETQEQYDFYTNHPEHEAFVQNYWLKSVDDFLEIDYQKITK